From Pandoraea norimbergensis, the proteins below share one genomic window:
- a CDS encoding LysR family transcriptional regulator — protein MQKPDFNLLHTLDVLLAEGNVARAARRLQLSPSAMSRALARLRETTGDPLLVRAGRGLVPTPRALALRDQVSQLVQDATAVLRPARQVDLATLERSFTLRCNEGFVETFGPQLIARAAETAPGVRLRFVQKPDKQSNALRDGIVDLETGVIGKDTGPEVHTQALFRDRFVGVVRLGHPLTRGELTPERYAAGDHVLVSRRGLDRGPVDDVLDAMQLQRRVAAIVGGFSTALAIARASDLIAGVPERHTRSLRADMHTFTLPVATPVLTVSMLWHPRMDADPAHVWLRALVREVCATP, from the coding sequence ATGCAAAAGCCTGACTTCAATCTCCTGCATACCCTCGACGTCTTACTCGCCGAAGGCAACGTGGCACGGGCTGCGCGGCGGTTACAGCTCAGCCCCTCCGCGATGAGCCGGGCGCTGGCCCGACTGCGTGAGACTACTGGCGACCCTTTGCTGGTGCGCGCCGGGCGTGGTCTGGTGCCCACGCCGCGCGCGCTCGCCTTGCGCGATCAGGTCAGTCAGCTCGTTCAGGACGCCACGGCAGTGCTGCGCCCCGCCCGGCAGGTGGATCTCGCAACACTGGAACGCAGCTTCACGCTGCGTTGCAATGAGGGCTTCGTCGAAACCTTCGGGCCGCAATTGATCGCCCGCGCGGCGGAGACGGCGCCCGGCGTACGACTGCGCTTCGTGCAAAAGCCCGACAAGCAAAGCAACGCGCTGCGTGACGGCATCGTGGATCTGGAGACGGGCGTGATTGGCAAGGACACCGGGCCGGAAGTGCATACACAGGCGTTGTTCCGCGATCGCTTCGTCGGTGTGGTGCGTCTCGGTCATCCCCTGACCCGTGGCGAGCTCACGCCAGAACGCTATGCTGCCGGCGACCATGTGCTGGTATCGCGACGCGGGCTCGATCGCGGTCCGGTTGACGATGTGCTGGACGCCATGCAACTGCAACGGCGCGTGGCGGCCATCGTTGGCGGCTTTTCTACCGCGCTGGCGATTGCCCGCGCATCGGACCTGATCGCGGGCGTGCCCGAGCGGCACACCCGCAGCCTTCGTGCCGATATGCACACCTTCACACTGCCGGTCGCGACGCCGGTGTTGACGGTCTCGATGCTGTGGCACCCACGCATGGACGCCGACCCGGCGCACGTCTGGCTGCGAGCGCTGGTGCGAGAGGTGTGCGCGACCCCGTGA